Proteins encoded within one genomic window of Bacillus sp. 1NLA3E:
- a CDS encoding helix-turn-helix domain-containing protein, with product MVKKVVVKIRELTEQRGISVRELSRQTDIRHATLSELANDKRQNINFHHIEKIADALDINDIRKIIDFDKEERE from the coding sequence ATGGTGAAAAAAGTTGTCGTGAAAATTCGAGAGTTAACTGAACAAAGAGGTATTTCCGTAAGAGAATTATCAAGACAAACTGATATTCGTCATGCTACATTGAGTGAATTAGCCAATGATAAACGGCAAAATATTAATTTCCATCACATTGAAAAAATTGCAGATGCCCTTGATATTAACGATATTAGAAAAATCATTGATTTTGATAAAGAAGAAAGAGAATAA
- a CDS encoding DegT/DnrJ/EryC1/StrS family aminotransferase, with translation MEFRDLKTQYQEYKQEIDLAIQEVLTNANFISGKEVAELEEQLANYVGVKHCISCANGTDALNLVMMARDIKDGDAVFLPDFTFFSTGEIVSFRGATPIFVDVDRETFNIDTNKLEKAIIKTIKEGKLTPKAIIPVDLFGLPADYREIERIAKKFDLFVLEDGAQGFGGNISGKMACSFGNAATTSFFPAKPLGCYGDGGAIFTDDDELAELLKSLKVHGKGENKYDNVRIGVNSRLDTIQAAILKVKLKSFINHELESVNRVYKLYNERLEGVIEIPYIPDGFYSSFAQYTIKLKNKEQRDDLQAKLKENGIPSMIYYVKPMHKQDAFSGLAFDDQEFEITNNLCDTVLSLPMHPYLSEEEVNKVCAVIKEFMELQ, from the coding sequence ATGGAATTCAGGGATTTAAAGACTCAGTATCAGGAATATAAGCAGGAAATTGATTTAGCTATACAGGAAGTATTAACTAATGCAAATTTTATTAGTGGAAAAGAAGTAGCAGAGCTAGAAGAACAATTAGCTAACTACGTGGGTGTAAAACACTGTATTTCTTGTGCCAATGGAACAGACGCACTGAATTTAGTGATGATGGCAAGGGATATCAAAGATGGAGATGCAGTATTTTTACCAGACTTTACATTTTTTTCGACAGGAGAAATTGTTTCATTTAGAGGAGCTACTCCAATTTTTGTGGATGTGGATAGGGAAACTTTCAATATTGATACAAATAAACTAGAAAAAGCGATCATAAAAACAATTAAAGAAGGGAAGTTAACTCCTAAGGCCATTATTCCTGTTGATTTATTTGGGCTTCCTGCAGATTATCGTGAAATAGAGAGAATTGCAAAGAAGTTTGATTTATTCGTGTTAGAAGATGGTGCTCAGGGCTTTGGTGGCAATATTAGTGGTAAAATGGCCTGTAGTTTTGGTAATGCAGCAACTACCTCATTTTTTCCAGCTAAACCATTAGGTTGTTATGGCGATGGTGGGGCTATTTTTACTGATGATGATGAATTAGCAGAATTACTTAAATCTTTAAAAGTTCATGGTAAAGGCGAGAATAAATACGATAATGTTAGGATTGGAGTTAATTCCAGACTAGACACTATCCAGGCTGCTATTTTAAAAGTGAAACTAAAATCCTTTATTAATCATGAATTAGAAAGTGTTAACAGGGTATATAAATTATATAATGAAAGATTAGAAGGCGTTATTGAAATTCCATATATACCGGATGGGTTTTATTCAAGTTTTGCCCAGTATACTATTAAGCTTAAGAACAAGGAACAGCGAGATGACTTACAAGCAAAACTTAAGGAGAACGGGATTCCAAGCATGATTTATTATGTTAAGCCAATGCATAAACAAGATGCTTTTTCTGGTTTAGCGTTTGATGATCAAGAATTTGAAATTACTAATAACCTTTGTGATACAGTCCTTTCATTGCCGATGCACCCATATTTGAGTGAAGAGGAAGTAAATAAAGTTTGTGCGGTAATAAAAGAATTTATGGAATTACAGTAG
- a CDS encoding acyltransferase gives MSYFVHESSYIDENVSIGAGTKVWHFSHVQKGAQIGEKCSLGQNVNISNNVKIGKGVKIQNNVAVYEGVELEDYVFCGPSMVFTNDLTPRSKYPKGNEGYRKTLIKYGASIGANATIVCGNTIGRWAMIASGAVVTKDVPDYALMAGVPAKQIGWVCECGMVLKNELKCNECDREYMLKGRELKEKAE, from the coding sequence ATGAGCTACTTTGTACATGAGAGTAGTTATATAGATGAAAATGTTTCGATTGGTGCTGGTACTAAGGTATGGCATTTTAGCCATGTTCAAAAAGGGGCTCAAATAGGTGAAAAATGCTCTCTAGGACAAAATGTTAACATTTCTAATAACGTTAAAATTGGTAAGGGAGTTAAAATCCAGAACAATGTAGCGGTTTATGAAGGTGTTGAGTTAGAAGATTATGTATTCTGCGGGCCTTCAATGGTATTTACAAATGATTTAACACCTAGAAGTAAGTATCCTAAAGGTAATGAAGGATATAGAAAGACTCTTATTAAATACGGTGCATCTATCGGAGCCAATGCTACTATTGTATGTGGAAATACAATTGGTCGTTGGGCAATGATCGCTTCAGGTGCAGTCGTAACAAAGGATGTCCCTGACTATGCTTTAATGGCAGGTGTTCCGGCAAAACAAATAGGTTGGGTCTGCGAATGTGGAATGGTTCTAAAAAATGAGTTGAAATGTAATGAATGTGACAGGGAATATATGCTGAAGGGTAGAGAACTAAAAGAAAAAGCTGAATAG
- a CDS encoding Gfo/Idh/MocA family protein: MTLRFAIIGCGRISPNHIAAAIKNELEIVGLCDIVPENMEDKISKFNLPQSTPQYIDYKELLEKEKPQLVAICTESGKHGQIALDCIEAGSNLIIEKPIALSLEEADEIIKKAKEKNIKVSACHQNRFNKSIQKIREAVEEERFGRLLHGTAHIRWNRGEDYYKQAPWRGTWEQDGGALMNQCIHNIDLLRWMMGDEIVEVVGMTDNLKHNFIEAEDLGMALIKFSNGSYGIIEGTTNIYPKNLEETLYLFGEKGTVKAGGKSVNLIEEWQFADMLDDPEDIKAKYQENPPTVYGFGHNPLYSDVIDAILNDRQPYVTAEDGRRALELVLAIYKSAAEGKSVKLPLEKCSSLDFKGRFDR; encoded by the coding sequence ATGACTTTACGTTTTGCAATAATTGGTTGTGGTAGAATCTCACCAAATCATATAGCTGCTGCAATCAAAAATGAACTTGAAATTGTTGGTTTATGTGACATAGTGCCCGAAAATATGGAGGATAAAATTTCAAAATTTAATCTTCCTCAATCTACACCACAATATATTGACTATAAGGAGTTACTTGAAAAGGAAAAACCTCAACTAGTAGCAATTTGTACTGAAAGTGGTAAACATGGACAAATTGCTTTAGATTGTATAGAAGCGGGCAGTAATCTTATCATTGAAAAGCCCATCGCTCTTTCACTGGAAGAAGCTGATGAAATCATCAAAAAAGCTAAAGAAAAAAATATAAAAGTTAGCGCATGCCATCAAAACCGTTTTAATAAGTCTATTCAAAAAATAAGAGAGGCTGTTGAAGAAGAACGCTTTGGAAGGCTGCTTCATGGAACTGCTCATATTCGTTGGAACAGGGGAGAAGATTACTATAAACAGGCTCCTTGGCGCGGAACATGGGAGCAAGACGGAGGGGCACTTATGAACCAGTGCATCCATAACATAGATCTTTTGCGATGGATGATGGGAGACGAAATAGTAGAAGTGGTCGGTATGACGGATAATTTGAAACATAACTTTATTGAAGCAGAAGACCTAGGTATGGCATTAATTAAGTTTTCCAATGGAAGTTATGGGATTATTGAAGGTACAACTAATATTTATCCAAAAAACCTTGAAGAAACATTGTATTTATTTGGGGAGAAAGGCACAGTTAAAGCTGGCGGAAAATCTGTAAATCTAATAGAGGAATGGCAATTTGCAGATATGCTAGATGATCCAGAAGATATTAAAGCTAAGTATCAAGAAAATCCACCAACCGTATATGGGTTTGGTCATAATCCCCTATATTCTGATGTAATTGATGCAATTCTGAATGATAGACAACCGTATGTAACGGCTGAGGATGGAAGAAGAGCACTTGAGCTCGTCCTTGCAATTTACAAATCAGCTGCAGAAGGTAAAAGCGTTAAACTACCATTAGAAAAGTGTAGTTCATTGGATTTCAAAGGTAGATTTGATAGATGA
- a CDS encoding nucleotide sugar dehydrogenase gives MSTVTLTSNLKEKLLNKTATLGVVGLGYVGLPLAVEKAKAGFKTIGFDVQESKIEMVNTGKNYIGDVVNEDLEEIVMSGLLSATTDFAQVAKADCVCICVPTPLDDHQQPDISYVKASAESIVPYMHKDMLIVLESTTYPGTTEELLKPILETSGLKCGEDFYLAFSPERVDPGNLIYKTKNTPKVVGGITAKCTDVAATLYESILEAPIHRVSSPAIAEMEKILENTYRNINIGLVNELAILSNKMGINFWEVVDAAKSKPYGFQAFYPGPGLGGHCIPLDPYYLSWKAREYGFHTSMIESSMMVNDRMPEYCVERSSKILNRYKKAMNGSRIFVLGVAYKQDIEDYRESPALRVIEELEKEGAEVVYFDPFVLEYREHGEIKKGESELTVELLESSDLVIVTTAHTTVDYSFVQQHAKAIFDTKNAMKDIKNRENIELL, from the coding sequence ATGAGTACTGTTACTTTAACAAGTAATCTAAAAGAAAAATTATTAAATAAAACTGCAACACTTGGAGTTGTGGGTTTGGGTTATGTAGGTTTGCCTCTTGCTGTAGAGAAAGCAAAAGCCGGGTTTAAAACAATTGGTTTTGATGTACAAGAATCTAAAATTGAGATGGTAAACACCGGTAAGAACTATATTGGTGATGTTGTCAATGAAGACCTTGAAGAAATAGTGATGTCAGGACTCCTGTCAGCCACTACAGATTTTGCACAGGTAGCAAAAGCGGATTGTGTGTGTATTTGTGTACCAACACCACTTGATGACCATCAACAGCCAGATATTAGTTATGTTAAAGCCTCTGCAGAGAGCATCGTTCCCTATATGCATAAAGATATGCTAATCGTTTTGGAATCAACTACTTATCCTGGGACTACGGAAGAACTTCTTAAGCCGATTCTTGAAACATCTGGACTAAAATGTGGTGAGGACTTCTACCTTGCTTTTTCCCCAGAGCGTGTTGATCCAGGGAATTTGATCTATAAGACTAAAAACACACCCAAAGTCGTTGGAGGGATTACTGCAAAATGTACTGATGTGGCAGCAACACTATATGAAAGTATACTAGAAGCACCGATCCATCGTGTTTCATCTCCTGCTATAGCGGAGATGGAGAAAATTCTTGAAAACACTTATAGAAATATTAACATTGGACTTGTAAATGAACTTGCAATTCTAAGTAATAAGATGGGCATTAACTTTTGGGAAGTCGTTGATGCTGCAAAATCTAAACCTTATGGTTTCCAAGCCTTTTATCCAGGACCAGGACTTGGGGGTCATTGTATTCCACTTGATCCATACTATCTTTCTTGGAAGGCACGGGAATATGGTTTTCATACATCAATGATTGAATCCTCCATGATGGTTAATGACCGAATGCCGGAATACTGCGTAGAGAGATCAAGTAAAATCTTAAATAGGTATAAAAAAGCTATGAACGGTTCAAGAATCTTTGTGCTTGGCGTAGCTTATAAACAAGATATTGAAGATTACAGAGAGAGTCCTGCTCTTAGAGTGATTGAAGAGCTAGAAAAAGAAGGGGCAGAAGTTGTTTACTTTGATCCTTTCGTGCTAGAGTATCGTGAGCATGGGGAAATTAAAAAGGGAGAATCAGAATTAACTGTGGAACTCCTTGAAAGTTCTGATCTCGTAATAGTAACAACAGCACATACAACTGTGGATTATTCTTTTGTACAGCAACATGCAAAGGCAATATTTGATACTAAGAATGCGATGAAAGATATAAAAAATAGAGAAAATATTGAATTATTATAG
- the wecB gene encoding non-hydrolyzing UDP-N-acetylglucosamine 2-epimerase → MKVITIIGARPQFIKAAPFSEEFRKENEEILVHTGQHYDANMSDIFFEELGIPKPDYNLGVGSGSHGLQTGRMLENIEEIIFKEKPDGMLVYGDTNSTLAGALAASKLRIPVFHVEAGLRSYNKLMPEEQNRVLTDHISDLLLCPTQTAVKNLEKEGITDGVLNTGDIMYDVVIRNIDISKKLYSNGAWLDELRDINGKIPSIIEKEYYLATIHRAENTDDHKKLREIFSAFEKMDKPVLLPIHPRTRKLIDELDIKLGNITMIKPVGYLLMLYLTANAYMVVTDSGGLQKEAYFLKTPCTTLRDQTEWVETLENGWNILCPIDVKTILRSVTRELDCLQHPQTLLFSDGHAADHICQAILRGGK, encoded by the coding sequence ATGAAAGTTATAACTATAATTGGTGCCCGTCCTCAATTTATAAAGGCAGCACCATTTTCTGAAGAATTTAGAAAAGAAAATGAAGAAATATTAGTTCATACAGGTCAACATTATGATGCAAATATGTCTGACATTTTTTTTGAGGAGTTAGGAATACCAAAACCTGATTATAATTTAGGTGTAGGTTCAGGATCCCATGGATTACAAACAGGACGAATGCTTGAAAACATTGAAGAAATAATATTTAAAGAAAAACCTGATGGAATGCTTGTATACGGGGATACAAACTCAACTCTTGCTGGTGCATTAGCAGCTAGTAAATTACGTATCCCTGTATTCCATGTGGAAGCTGGGTTACGTAGTTATAATAAGCTAATGCCAGAGGAACAAAACAGAGTATTAACAGACCATATATCTGATTTATTACTATGTCCAACACAAACAGCTGTAAAAAACTTAGAAAAAGAAGGAATCACAGATGGCGTCTTAAATACGGGAGATATCATGTATGACGTGGTGATAAGGAATATAGATATTTCAAAAAAATTATATTCTAACGGTGCTTGGTTGGATGAATTAAGAGATATAAATGGTAAAATCCCAAGTATTATAGAAAAAGAATATTACCTTGCTACAATTCATCGTGCAGAAAATACAGATGATCATAAAAAGTTACGTGAGATTTTTTCTGCATTTGAAAAAATGGACAAGCCAGTTCTTTTACCAATTCATCCAAGGACTCGTAAATTAATTGATGAACTGGATATTAAATTAGGTAATATAACAATGATCAAACCGGTGGGCTATCTACTGATGCTTTACTTAACAGCAAATGCTTATATGGTGGTTACAGATTCTGGTGGACTTCAAAAGGAAGCATATTTCCTTAAGACCCCATGTACAACACTTAGAGATCAAACAGAATGGGTTGAAACCTTAGAAAATGGATGGAATATTTTATGTCCAATTGATGTTAAAACAATTCTAAGATCAGTCACAAGAGAATTAGACTGTTTGCAGCATCCACAAACACTGTTATTTAGTGATGGACATGCAGCAGATCATATATGTCAAGCTATCTTAAGAGGAGGAAAATAA